A genome region from Coffea arabica cultivar ET-39 chromosome 7e, Coffea Arabica ET-39 HiFi, whole genome shotgun sequence includes the following:
- the LOC113701623 gene encoding zinc-finger homeodomain protein 2-like: MEFEDQEENEGVEMELGPSYDSLGNSNSTRVSNKVPSPVEMSAEPTSQRKPRYRECLKNHAVGIGGHAVDGCGEFLAAGAEGTLDALKCAACNCHRNFHRKEALPGLPPHDPFHLYHHHYHQQPPPHPPQLLTYRTPSGYLHVSPPQQNRPLALPSISGGGEHEDMSNMNTSGGGGSGGGGGGFVGSSKKRFRTKFSQEQKEKMSDLAEKLGWKIQKQDEEAVQQLCNELGIKRQVLKVWMHNNKHTLGKKP, translated from the coding sequence ATGGAGTTTGAGGATCAAGAAGAGAATGAAGGAGTTGAGATGGAGCTGGGTCCGAGTTACGACTCACTGGGCAACTCGAACTCCACTCGGGTCTCCAACAAAGTACCAAGCCCAGTGGAAATGTCAGCTGAGCCAACCTCCCAGAGAAAGCCCAGGTACCGAGAATGCTTAAAGAACCATGCCGTCGGCATTGGCGGCCACGCCGTCGATGGCTGCGGCGAGTTCTTAGCTGCTGGAGCTGAAGGAACACTCGACGCACTCAAATGCGCCGCCTGCAACTGCCACCGTAACTTCCACCGCAAAGAAGCCCTCCCCGGCCTGCCCCCCCACGACCCTTTTCATTTATACCACCACCACTACCACCAGCAACCACCGCCGCATCCGCCGCAACTTTTAACTTACCGTACCCCATCGGGGTACCTCCACGTGTCACCTCCCCAGCAGAATAGGCCGCTAGCCCTGCCTTCGATTTCCGGTGGAGGGGAGCACGAGGACATGTCAAACATGAACACCAGCGGCGGCGGCGGGAGtggcggtggtggtggaggGTTTGTGGGGTCGTCGAAAAAGCGGTTTCGGACCAAATTTAGCCAGGAGCAGAAGGAGAAGATGTCAGATTTAGCTGAAAAGTTGGGGTGGAAGATTCAAAAGCAAGACGAAGAAGCGGTGCAGCAATTATGCAATGAGCTTGGAATCAAAAGGCAGGTGCTTAAAGTTTGGATGCATAATAACAAGCATACCCTTGGTAAGAAACCCTag